Part of the Leishmania infantum JPCM5 genome chromosome 34 genome, cctcccctcgttAGCTTGTGTGCGAGAGAAGTGGAGGTCTCATGCtcaggcgcacgcacgccacaGAATACGTACATACACCGCTtagctgcgcgcgcgtcgttTGTTTGATTCCTTTTTTCTGTCACATCATTGCCGCGGCCACTGCTTGACGGGCGCATGCCGGCTCGTGTCTTCGCACCCCATCCGCTACCCACGCTCCCACATCCGCCGTCAGCGTGCAGACATAGATCGGTACAATTTGGTGCGCCTTCATTGAATCCGAGCCCATGACGCGGAAAATTCGAATCGGCGTTTTCCTGCTCTGCTACCACGTTccactctccctccctctctctgggGCGTTGGATGGGCTTCGGTGCCACGCGTGTGCTTCTTAGTCAGCGCGGTCTTAGGTGGGGGTTCTCGTTGTCGGgctcccctttctctcgtttttttttcccatCTTCTGATATCTGTTCAACTCAGCGTCGCGCAAGCGCGCGATGAACCTCGATGCgtgggaggagaaggtgcgccTTGTGCAGCCACTGGAGATGAAGGAAATGCAGCTCCTGCTTCGCACAGCCGTAAATCTGCTCATCGAGGAGAGCAACGTGCAAGGGGTGCACCTCCCTGTCACTATCTGCGGGGACATTCACGGTCAGTTCCTCGACCTTCTTCGACTCTTCGAGGTGGCAGGGGAAATTCGTCGCGAGACTAGCAGCATGAACTACATCTTCCTAGGCGACCTCGTCGATCGGGGGCGCAACAGTGTCGAGGTACTCACCTTTCTTCTGATTATGAAGCTCAAATACCCGCACAAAATCACTCTCATCCGCGGCAACCACGAAACTCGGCAGGTCACCACCATGTACGGCTTCTACGATGAGTGCGCCGAGAAGTACGGCACAGTGGAGATATGGAAGCTGTGCACAGAGGTGTTTGACTGCATGCCGATCGCCGCACTCATCGAGGGCAAAAGTCTTTGCATTCATGGCGGTCTCTCTCCGGAAATCCGTGCGGTCGATCAAATCCGGCTGCTGAGCCGGCGGCAAGAGATTCCGAACGAAGGACCCTTTTCAGATCTCGTCTGGTCGGATCCGGAGAACGTCGACGGCTGGGTGGTGTCgcagcgtggcgccggcTTTCTTTTCGGCGCCTCCGTCACGCAAGAGTTTATCCACCGCAACCGGCTCAACCTCATCGCCCGCGCCCATCAACTCGTCCACGAGGGATTCAAGTACCACTTCGACGAGGAATACCTCTGCACAGTGTGGTCAGCGCCAAACTACTGCTATCGATGCGGCAACCTCGCCAGTGTCCTGCGCATCTACGAGGACCACTCGCGCGAGTTTGTCGTCTTtaaggaggtggaggcacaGATCACCTTCTCTGACGAGCCCAGAACGAAGGAACCGGCCTACTTTCTGTAGGGAGGTCCCCTCCCCCTGACCTCTCTCCATATCTGCTGGTCACCGGATGTTGTGCGCCGACGGCACGGCAGTCTTGTGGtctttattttttttttcgttctggcacacacagcgaatgtgcgtgcgtcgccTCTGGTGAGGTattcctccctcccccccactctctctgtctctctctgaaTCGGCAGATAACGAAGTGCTACTGGAGAACGGAtgccaccctcctcctcaacCCAAATGGCGCTTCTGTGCCGCAGAACCCTAACCACACCCGTCCCGCACGCCTTCGGTCGTCTGTAAGAGAAGCGGCGtttgcccctcctcctctgcctctccgcgTTCGCGTTTTTCTCCGTGCGTCAACAACGGCTGGCTCAACACAAAAAGGAGAAGACACAAACTcttcacacgcacgcagacgtgCACGTGTAGTTGAGGTGACACCTGTGTCAAATGGGTTCGTATGTTTGCTTCTCTCCCAGCTTACCTGCCGGCTCCTTTAAAGACACGCAGCACTTTTGCACGCCGACAAGCGACCTTACTGACGCCTCTTACGACAGTCGCGTTCCTGAGAGCTCCCCACTGTACCATTCCCAGCCGACTGAAACTCCGAGCTGTCTCTCCACTCGGTCCGCTGAGAATGCCTCCTCCGACGTTTTCCACTCTATCGCATCTTTTGATGCTACCTTGATCTCCGgctcccttctccctcccccccaaaCCTTCATACCGTAGCTGGTCCGCTCAAGATCTGCTAGAATCGCTACATCTCCACCGCAGTCGACGGATACTGCTTGGTGCTCGTACCCACGCACATCTACGCTCTCGCACCCCTCACAGCACTCGACCGCGCTGCGATGCCGTTTTCTTTGGCAGAGCTACAGAACGTGTTCTTCGACGCCCTCACTGGCTGCCCACCAGACGCGCCACAGAAGACGAGAGACACGGCGGTGACCGTGGCCGGCGCGTCTATCTTCGCTGGAGCGTGGCAACCGCTGGAGGCAACGCGTATGCCGGTGCGCGCCTACCTGCGCGAAACGGGCGAGTTCGATACGGAGGACTCATGCAGACGAGCTGTGGTGCGCGCCGTGGATGCGGCGTTGAACGATGTGCTTAACGACGATGCCGTGAACGCTTTCATCGGTGCCAACGCGTGCGAGTCGGCCGACGTTGTCGGCGCATGTGAGCACATCCTGCGCAAGTACCTTCTTTGGATGCTAGACGGCTACTTGCACTACGACGGGACACCCCAGTGCCCCTTCTACGACGCACTCAAGAGTACGGTGTGCGCGTTTTCGCTGGAGTGGGGTCAGACCTTTGGGCCGATGTTTGCGGAGGCGCAAAGTCCCGACGAGTTCTTCAGCGTCTTGGTCACGCGCGGCGCACGGCACCacgccactgccgcggcgACAAACCCAGACGACGCCAAGGTGCGTATGGTGACCGCCATGTCTATTCAGGTCTTTCTGATAGCCAAGACGTACTCGCCCAATACGCCGTTTCCTTCTCAAGTAGCGCTCTGAAATCGCTCTTGGCAGGTCACGGATCCGTGGTGTTGCCAGGGtcacgacggtggcgcccCGTCTTGCCGCCGTGTTAGCTTTTGCTTTCCTCTCCTTGTCTCGTACGTCGCTTTCCGAGGTCACCCGGTCGACGATTCCTGTCGAGTTTCTCAAGTATTCGTGAGAAGGTGTCCCCACTTCCTCCTCGCGTGAGGCGAAACAATCGCGCGCGCGATCGCATACCCATCTCGAGAAAGGCAGTGCCAACCGTTGACATGTGGCGCGCACATGTCGTTTcctgcctcctctctttccgGCACCTGccgtctgtctctgtctgcctCGTGAGcgaggtgcgcacgcacgtctcGGCGAAAAAAAACGGGGCGACAGTGTTGCGTGTGTCGCACGCATGGCGTCGCTGTGGGTTGTTGGCTGGAAGACGTGATGTTTacttctcttcccttcctcctccttctcctttagcacacgcacatcggAACAGGCGTGCGGGACGTACACACCCGCACAAGTGCGAAAGTCACGGGGCACGGTTTAACGCATGCAGTCGAAGGTGATTGCATTGCTTACCTCACGGCCGCTGTTGACCGCGGCTGAGGCGGCCATGGAGCTTGGGGTGGCTCATGGAGACTTGCAACCGATCTTtgcctccgtcgccgcaTCAAACAAGGGCGTCTACACACTTCTGACCGGCTCCGTCGAGGAAGCAGCCGACGGAAGCGCCACGGCGGTTGTGATGCGCAAGGCAGATCGCCTCGAGGAAGACACCTCCTCTTACGCACTCCTCTCCCTGACCTACCCCTCGAATATGTCAGCGTCGTCACTTCCGGTGCGGCTGCATCCCTGCAGAGAGGCATCGCTGCGCGCGTATCCATTAGTGGCAAGGAGCGACATGGAACcccgcgcggcagcgacagctccgccggtcgccgccggtgcgccagcagcaacagagCTGACAAGAACAGAAGACAGTAAgcctgcggcggcatcgtTGTCTGCTGCTACTCCAGTCGCACCGACAATACCCCCACTAGCGCAGGACGAGCCGCCCCGAAGCACGCCGACTCCTGCGACTGTGACAGCTCCCAAGAAAGAGACGGCGGCTcgaacgccgtcgccgaagGCTGCTCTCTTCGATAAgatgaaggaggcggcggccacaaAGCGCCCTCGCACGGAGAAGGCGCAATcaaagccgccgcgccaACCAGCGAAACCGAAGAAGGTGGCGAAGACGGAGAACACGACGAGCTTGGCCAAGCTGGCGCGTGCgtcgaagaggaagagcggcggcaccccTGCAGCCacaggcgccggcgccgcgccgactTCCATGCGCTTtctcgacgacgacgacgatgcgaCGGCTCACTTTAGCCACAGCGAGGGCAGCACCAGCCATTCAGAGGCCATCGAGAAGGAGGAGCCGCCTATCTTTGACGTGGTCGAGGTGCCTGCCTCAAACGACGAGGTTATCATGTGTGACGACGCCCCACCGCTCGCATTCCgcccagcggcgccgctgccctctccACCGACACCAACTCCTACCAAGAAGGGGCCCGAGGCCACGAAGGCGAgctcagccgctgcggcggcagaggcaggtGCAGCACAGTGCAAGCTTAGCACCTTCTTCAACGCCGCGGTCGTGGAGTTCCAGAAGGCGTACGTGCGCGAGATGCAGACGGAGATGAAGGTGGAAAACGGCGAGTTTGTCTGCTGTGATGTACCCCGTTACAAGCACAGTGCCACGGGAGAGGTGATTAGCGAGGACGAGTACCAccagcgcaccgcggcgtTTGTCCGAAGCAACTCgcaagacgccgccgcaaaCACCCCGAATCGGAAgtccgccggcgcctccgtAGAGTCACCACCGTGTCCGACTGCAAAGCAGAAGACGGGTTCGCGAGGCACTGGGCAGAAGTCGGTGGCGCAAGAGgaaacggcagcgacgccggccAAGACGCTTCACTCCTTCTTCAAGACTTCCTCGGCCTGACAAAGACGGTGTACGTGCTCGGTGGCGTTCCTGTgttcgtctttttttttttccttccgGAGTTGGAAGAGAGTCCTCTGCGCAGTTCCAACGGTCATCCTTGTCGAGGGGAGGCGGGTGGCGTGTAACTGGAGAGCCTTGCCGGCTGCTAGTGTTGTTCACGATTGCCTAAGATGCTGAGGTGCGCCTGTGAAGCAGTTTTACTAGACTTCAGCGGTCTGTATGCATGGAGGGCGGTCTCCGAccccgctctcctctccgtccCCCTCAAGGGGCTGGGCCCTGCGCATGAGCGCAGGGCTCCTTTACAGCACCACCTGCGtcttctttcctctctcgGGTCTCCTGCACCTTCATAGAGGCAAacgcgcctgccgctgcgccgtcacgcacacgcgctcgcaGTGCCCATCCATAGaattcgtttttttttgtgtcaGACTTTTGCAGAGCAGCGGACCAAACAACGTAAAACTGCGGCGATGTACGCCACACGTGAGCTGGCATAACGTCCCGAAGTGCGTTGCACGACGTTTCATTGCCGCCACTCCGCTCTGCCCACCCGTCCCCCCACTCTTATTCTTCTCTGTGCGCTTATGCGTGCATCACGTTGGGACACGAAAGAGACGCGATGTTTTCTGTGCGAGTAACGCAGAAGGGCCCTTCGCTGCCACTGCTATGATAGCGGCTGAGGGAACGGCTTgtgctgtctctctgtcgACATTTTAGAAGCACatccgcgacgacgcggaaCGGCGCCACTGCGTGGGAGCCGAGTCTCCCCTCCGTCCTCTTTGACAAAACGCGGCTGTCCGCGTACGAGCTGGCAAGAGGTGCTGAGGCGCACATATTTCTCCGCGGGCACTGCAAGAATCCTTTTCACAGCCTCCATGGTGGGCATGACGGACTCGGCCTCCTCCCTGCTCTTTCTCCCTGTTCTCCCTAATTGTCCTCCTTTactgcgctgcaggcgcgtgGATGCGGTACGAAAAGTAAACACAAGACTATCGCTGCCTGTCCTTTGCCCACGCCGTTCTTCTGTTCCGTGGCTGTTCTCTCGGCGAGGGTACGCAGGCATTGCCTTCTCTGAGCTCCTTCAGTGTCTCTCTGTGGGGGGTGGCTCTCAGCCGCGCTGCGGacgccgcacgcgccgcggcaTGAGCAAGCAAGTTCTTGAATCCCTTCCGCTGGCGAAGGGGAAGGACATCCACAGCCGGATAGCAAAGTTGGCACTCTACAAGGAGTGTCTCGCCCTGGCGTACCTCGTGCGCAACAAGCTGGTTCGCGAGCACACGCTGCGGGAGGTGCGTGAGAAGTGGCTCGagcaccgcggcgacggtggccacACCCTGCAACTCCAGCTGGCCAGCTGCCTGGATAGAATCGCGTACGGCCGCATGTGCCACTCAaaggcgcgccagcgcctcctccctaATGCGAGCGAATCGTACGACTGGGGGGTGGTGAATCCGATGGAGAACCACGAGAAGTTGATTCGCCGTCGAGAGGAGCGGCAATGCCCGGACGCGTTTAACCACAGCCGCGGTAAGCGCGATTTTGTGCCCATGTCGAATTGGGGCTACGGTAACATGGACCCGGACGCGATTGCGAAGCACAAGGAGCTGACGGACCGGCAGCACTTCATTGGGCCCCATTGGCGCGATCGGCCGAGGCCGATGGTCCTCGAGGACCTGAGCTTTGAGGAGGAGCTCTACGTTCACTTTCAAGGAAAGCCCAAGATGCGGAAAACGCCCAAGAAGCACTTCTGATGTCGCTGCGTGGGCGTTGGTGTGCGTACGTGCAGCCACAGGGCCGACCCTGCACCCGTGATCCTGCACATCACCGCGGCAGAGAAGCTCGAGGGTGGCCGAGGAGCCATCTCGGTGCCATGCCGCcacacgccctcctcttcgtcagcctttttgttttctctcccTTGTGCAGGTATTTGTTTTGTGCGTGCCTTCGCAGAGCCGAGCACCACTGACACTGCTCTCCTGCTGCGTGgtggcacacacaggcacacagacgcgaACAGATGCTGGGCACACATCCGCATGGCAAGACACCCTTCGCTATTATCCCTCAATGCTTCTCCTGTCCTTTCATGCGcgatgcccccctccccctcctctcgtcACTGCAGGGCGAGAGCCGCCAGATGAGTCGCGTGCAAGCGAGCAAGCCATTGGAAGTGCAAGGCAAGAAAGAGGGCAGGACTGCCAGGGGTCCGCATTGCGTGCCAGCAATCCGCCACCTCCCTCACCTCCCGTCCCCTCCGGTTGGTCTTTTCCCGGCGTTTAGtagggtggtggtggggttATAGGAGTGCTGCGCCACGAGTATCGCCACGATGCGCCATAactctcgccctctctctgcgttaCTGTCCCTTCTGCCCGAACTTTCCCATCTACATCTCCGCTATTCTTTCACGCGATACAAGTCGCGCGACGGCCACCGCGTCTTCTCTTGCCTTTATTCAGCCCCACCGTGGACTTTTCGGCGCTTGTCGTGCGTTTCATCGGCTCACAGAGGCGCTCCGCCTGACAGCCATGTCCCAACTATCGATCGTAAAGGATCAGCTGCTTAGTAAGGGCATCAACCACTTTGTGGTGCTATCCAGTTCCGGTCAGGTGGTCGAGTACAGCGGCGACTTTGAGATCAAGGAGAAGCAGGTGCTGGCGTACGCTATTATTCAGCAATGCTCTGCGCTGTTTGCGAAAGGTGAATCGATGAAGCGAGTCACCATGAAGTTCGACGACGTGCTTTACGTGGCGACGACTGTTCAAGATAGTGCGATGGTGTACGGCGTGGTGGCCAAGCGTCCCACGAACGGGGCGACGATGTAATGCCCGCCTGCGCACCGGCGACAGTTTGT contains:
- a CDS encoding protein serine/threonine phosphatase, putativee → MNLDAWEEKVRLVQPLEMKEMQLLLRTAVNLLIEESNVQGVHLPVTICGDIHGQFLDLLRLFEVAGEIRRETSSMNYIFLGDLVDRGRNSVEVLTFLLIMKLKYPHKITLIRGNHETRQVTTMYGFYDECAEKYGTVEIWKLCTEVFDCMPIAALIEGKSLCIHGGLSPEIRAVDQIRLLSRRQEIPNEGPFSDLVWSDPENVDGWVVSQRGAGFLFGASVTQEFIHRNRLNLIARAHQLVHEGFKYHFDEEYLCTVWSAPNYCYRCGNLASVLRIYEDHSREFVVFKEVEAQITFSDEPRTKEPAYFL